Proteins encoded within one genomic window of Tigriopus californicus strain San Diego chromosome 12, Tcal_SD_v2.1, whole genome shotgun sequence:
- the LOC131891841 gene encoding U-scoloptoxin(01)-Er1a-like, with product MFSRCAVLVLCTSFAGYLAMPQVYPDGQSPNNQAFNLPADAETLLAQPLALDFTCEARNYGYYADVSNNCQIFHICLPIEDDAGAILETAQWSFICGNGTVFDQQTLTCNYEEDSFPCAESESLYGVVEFGKIEPDY from the coding sequence ATGTTCTCCCGCTGTGCCGTCTTGGTCCTTTGCACCTCCTTCGCCGGATATCTGGCCATGCCTCAGGTTTATCCCGATGGTCAGAGTCCCAACAATCAGGCCTTCAACCTGCCCGCCGATGCCGAGACCTTGTTGGCTCAGCCTTTGGCCTTGGACTTCACTTGCGAGGCTCGGAACTACGGTTATTATGCGGATGTGAGCAACAACTGCCAGATCTTCCACATCTGTCTGCCCATTGAGGACGATGCCGGCGCCATCCTGGAGACCGCTCAGTGGTCGTTCATCTGCGGCAACGGCACCGTGTTCGACCAACAAACCCTCACTTGCAACTACGAAGAGGACTCCTTCCCTTGCGCCGAATCCGAATCGCTGTACGGAGTCGTGGAGTTCGGCAAGATCGAACCCGATTATTGA
- the LOC131891746 gene encoding transcription factor atoh7-like, which translates to MDLNQTCFTEAYHFETIPSGHPQGTVLTPFGTDQFHPTPQEQVTAVTEYSTETAHGYLEPNLDLYNNQYPAYGSSYQADLTECAGYEGSPTATSDSAPATPLKKGRGGRKKNTRPPSPAVLRQRRVAANARERRRMNGLNDAFERLREVIPNLGSDHKLSKYETLQMAQTYIGALANLIERTNGNNNTPKNHNNNIMEGTTPTSSLYHLHSSAPSTTSSVDLQYSQQVS; encoded by the coding sequence ATGGATTTGAATCAAACGTGTTTTACCGAAGCTTATCACTTCGAAACGATTCCCTCGGGTCATCCTCAAGGTACCGTTCTAACGCCTTTCGGAACCGACCAATTTCATCCAACCCCACAAGAACAGGTCACGGCGGTCACCGAGTATTCCACAGAAACCGCTCATGGATACCTAGAGCCCAACTTGGACCTGTACAATAATCAATATCCTGCCTACGGATCGAGCTACCAAGCTGACCTGACTGAGTGCGCCGGCTACGAGGGTTCACCCACTGCCACATCAGATTCAGCGCCTGCCACTCCCCTCAAGAAGGGGCGGGGAGGGAGGAAAAAGAACACCCGCCCACCTTCGCCCGCAGTGCTGAGACAGAGAAGAGTGGCAGCGAACGCACGTGAGCGCAGACGCATGAACGGGCTGAATGATGCTTTTGAGCGGCTGCGCGAGGTCATCCCAAATTTGGGCTCTGATCATAAACTTTCGAAATACGAGACCTTGCAAATGGCCCAGACATACATTGGCGCGCTGGCCAACTTGATCGAGCGCACCAATGGCAATAATAATACTCCCAAAAATCATAATAACAATATCATGGAGGGCACCACTCCAACGTCCTCGTTATATCACCTCCATAGTTCAGCACCTTCAACGACTTCTTCAGTGGATTTGCAATATTCTCAGCAAGTGTCGTGA
- the LOC131891745 gene encoding uncharacterized protein LOC131891745, which produces MPLSLLLFGAISFVYGDETTRFVRVRVDSSKILSTTTSSIIPHLATGCAQLCSQLGSKSCNALKWADNAECSIYVLNLTTPLVSELAPFVELLVDAEQACQVNTLGYAQVSSGTFWKKSGIMNQSGSANIYEVTFDVAKAFCLDENAGMLKFETPEDYDYFTNSTNANSRPWVGLTNPSGESCNDETCNGKLRWEDGTAFTFNSKGGNSVAINTGQTCFGAQNNANGDVRITSMPCNWHRTFYCRKVCPLI; this is translated from the exons ATGCCACTGTCCCTTTTGCTTTTTGGTGCTATATCTTTTGTATATGGAGATGAGACCACGAGGTTTGTTCGAGTCCGAGTCGACTCTTCGAAAATACTCTCGACCACGACATCCTCGATAATACCTCATCTGGCAACGGGATGTGCCCAACTTTGTTCACAACTCGGTTCAAAGAGTTGCAACGCCTTGAAATGGGCCGACAACGCCGAGTGCTCCATCTATGTTTTGAATCTGACTACTCCGTTGGTGTCTGAATTGGCGCCATTTGTGGAACTCTTGGTGGACGCTG aACAAGCTTGCCAGGTGAACACCTTAGGTTACGCCCAGGTTTCATCTGGAACGTTTTGGAAGAAGTCCGGCATAATGAACCAGTCTGGATCCGCTAACATATACGAGGTCACTTTCGACGTGGCCAAAGCATTCTGTTTGGATGAAAATGCTGGAATGCTCAAGTTCGAAACCCCTGAAGATTATGACTACTTTACCAATTCCACAA ATGCAAATTCTCGCCCTTGGGTGGGACTGACCAATCCAAGTGGAGAATCTTGTAATGATGAGACCTGTAATGGCAAATTGAGATGGGAGGATGGCACTGCAttcactttcaattcaaaaggcGGCAATAGCGTTGCAATTAACACGGGACAAACTTGTTTCGGTGCTCAAAATAATGCCAATGGAGATGTGCGGATTACCTCGATGCCTTGTAATTGGCATCGAACCTTCTATTGTCGCAAAGTTTGCCCTTTGATATAA
- the LOC131891739 gene encoding U-scoloptoxin(01)-Er1a-like, whose protein sequence is MTPLGHRYDIMGIQNHGINELGIVGQIISSFLSKPSYPFKSNMFSRCAVLVLCTSFAGYLAMPQVYPDGQSPNNQAFNLPADAETLLAQPLALDFTCEARNYGYYADVSNNCQIFHICLPIEDDAGAILETAQWSFICGNGTVFDQQTLTCNHEEDSFPCAESESLYGVVEFGKIEPDY, encoded by the coding sequence ATGACACCATTGGGCCACCGTTATGACATCATGGGCATCCAAAATCATGGTATAAATGAACTTGGAATCGTTGGTCAGATCATCAGTTCCTTTCTGAGCAAACCATCATATCCATTCAAATCCAACATGTTCTCCCGCTGTGCCGTCTTGGTCCTTTGCACCTCCTTCGCCGGATATCTGGCCATGCCTCAGGTTTATCCCGATGGTCAGAGTCCCAACAATCAGGCCTTCAACCTGCCCGCCGATGCCGAGACCTTGTTGGCTCAGCCTTTGGCCTTGGACTTCACTTGCGAGGCTCGGAACTACGGTTATTATGCGGATGTGAGCAACAACTGCCAGATCTTCCACATCTGTCTGCCCATTGAGGACGATGCCGGCGCCATCCTGGAGACCGCTCAGTGGTCATTCATCTGCGGCAACGGCACCGTGTTCGACCAACAAACCCTCACTTGCAACCACGAAGAGGACTCTTTCCCTTGCGCCGAATCCGAATCGCTGTACGGAGTCGTGGAGTTCGGCAAGATCGAACCCGATTATTAG